A region of Daphnia carinata strain CSIRO-1 chromosome 10, CSIRO_AGI_Dcar_HiC_V3, whole genome shotgun sequence DNA encodes the following proteins:
- the LOC130701699 gene encoding tyrosine-protein phosphatase 99A-like isoform X2 — protein MMKYQLNEMPAVVLMLLSLLSSPVGANIFDISALSYQTVIVKAGHSVNLTCPGVSELSLISALEWRCQGCNLPPTASSSSSSLTSTNGTKSSVGGGSHGETSAVKLVEYSNNAVVVWNNQERMSLDSQTYALLFFPVRHYDHGEYTCLVNERRRPDTIIHLIVQDVPDPPGRPLIMGFTSRSVNLSWAPSLSSHGSPISHYIIHTRVGEEGEWDVENALVTLTNATSSQVIGLLPYTVYSFRVVAINALGPSTPSRESYYMVTLREVPDGKPLVTSAHNSSSTSIYLNWKPPPKSSIHGEFLGYRLAYKQRDDPSSESVQEIFLRDPSIESHAIQGLQTFTQYMISLQVFNPEGLGPSSTVIVMTDEGVPGKPLNVTIGEVNDSTIALSWAEPENPNGVIKGYRIYFMRKNFTDVQTVRNGEKFQKFVLTDLESYMEYKLWLKAFTWKHEGEPSEPIVVQTDVRGPSAPRIANLTCHNADTLFLQWHRPSIYNKSIDLYYIYYRREDAWDFEELAVATTTDRLDHMMFLPNLTTNVMYEVKIRGATRSLFSPSKIYPGLFSESRKIFVALDCDRLSLSHVQSGSEIYSQEIELSAGMVAAMVCASFALLLVILAFVLWRKYFQAAYYYLDDGPPTTPPLNQPAWDGGEPPTHNNMTIIIDDDSDFADSKNKDFGVNAKGPIPVPLFPQHVATLHADGDIGFSKEYEAIQSVSFQGELNSEHSMNEDNKNKNRYLNIVAYDHSRVQLRPLPGQKKSTDYINANYIDGFQQCRGYIGTQGPLPSTFDAFWRMIWEQRVAVIVMITNLVERGRRKCDMYWPKEGVETHGVIQVKLVNEDARATYTIRTFSIKHLKLKKKKSQNAERIVLQFHYTNWPDHGTPEHPLPILSFVRQSAAANPIGAGPIIVHCSAGVGRTGTYIVLDAMLKQIECKNELNIRGFLCHIRNQRNFLVQTEEQYIFIHDALLEAIQAGNTNVHSSQLTRYLQLLQSGLPASLLSDKIIGSNSTASTLDTTTTTMTMNSIGSQEDLWLLLDHQFHLVTNFLVQDFHLSSAVKNCNVHKNRNAALVSVESARVYLTPKPGVEGSDYINATWLQGYQKLKEFIVTQHPLEATVSDFWQMVWDHNSQTVVVLSDSADDDYQVFWPLKQADVEFENFRVRFIDEHKIQLPAVGNHPAHPEEYVTQIEVAAQSLQDDYELRVRIFYCPSWPYRGAANPDLAALFRLPKLVIDSHQQYQNGPVVVVDRFGGTEAATLCALTTLMQQLSRDQHVDVYMYAKLYHSKRPNVWPSRDDYMFLYRCVEALHHHLPVPPSTPPTLHTSFSLPLQLNGYAGGIGDTVSLTSLPPLCTTPSATSPNGDVVCFRIPPDGMEQEMVDVV, from the exons ATATATCGGCATTGTCCTACCAGACGGTGATCGTTAAAGCTGGTCACAGTGTCAATTTAACGTGCCCCGGTGTGAGCGAACTGTCTCTCATTTCGGCTCTGGAATGGCGCTGTCAGGGATGTAATTTACCACCGACcgcgtcatcatcatcgtcgtcgttAACGTCGACGAACGGCACGAAAAGTTCGGTCGGCGGTGGGTCGCACGGCGAAACGTCCGCCGTCAAATTAGTCGAGTACAGCAACAACGCCGTGGTCGTCTGGAACAATCAGGAGAGGATGTCGCTCGACTCGCAAACGTACGCGCTCCTCTTTTTCCCCGTGCGTCATTACGATCACGGAGAGTACACGTGTTTGGTCAACGAACGCCGACGTCCCGACACCATCATTCACCTCATCGTTCAAG ATGTTCCTGATCCACCTGGTCGGCCGCTAATTATGGGCTTCACGTCTCGATCGGTCAACCTTTCTTGGGCGCCCAGTCTCAGTTCACACGGCAGTCCCATCAGCCATTACATCATCCATACCag ggTTGGTGAAGAAGGTGAATGGGATGTTGAGAACGCGCTGGTCACATTGACGAATGCGACCAGCTCGCAAGTCATTGGATTGTTGCCTTACACCGTCTACAGTTTTCGAGTTGTCGCTATTAACGCTCTGGGGCCGAGCACCCCCAGCCGAGAATCTTATTACATGGTCACCCTACGAGAAG TTCCCGATGGCAAACCCCTAGTAACGTCGGCACACAACTCTAGCTCGACGTCGATCTATCTCAACTGGAAGCCGCCGCCGAAATCCAGCATACATGGAGAGTTCCTCGGATACCGATTAGCTTACAAGCAACGCGACGATCCCAGCTCCGAATCGGTTCAAGAAATCTTCCTTAGAGATCCCAGCATTGAA AGTCACGCCATACAAGGTTTGCAGACATTCACGCAGTACATGATTTCACTCCAAGTTTTCAATCCGGAAGGACTGGGTCCGAGTTCGACAGTAATCGTCATGACCGACGAAGGAG TTCCTGGAAAACCTCTAAATGTAACAATTGGAGAAGTGAATGATTCTACAATTGCCCTGAGCTGGGCTGAACCTGAGAATCCCAATGGTGTTATCAAAGGCTATCGGATCTATTTTATGAGAAAGAACTTTACAGATGTTCAGACTGTCCGCAATGGAGAGAAGTTTCAGAAGTTTGTTCTGACCGACTTAG aATCCTATATGGAATATAAACTATGGTTGAAAGCATTTACCTGGAAGCACGAAGGTGAACCATCTGAACCTATAGTTGTTCAGACTGATGTTCGGGGACCAAGTGCTCCACGCATTGCCAACTTAACTTGTCACAATGCAGACACATTGTTTTTACAATGGCACAGACCTTCCATTTACAACAAGTCTATTGATTTGTATTACATTTACTACAG GAGGGAGGATGCGTGGGATTTTGAAGAATTGGCTGTGGCAACTACAACGGATCGCCTTGACCACATG aTGTTCCTTCCGAATTTAACGACGAACGTGATGTATGAAGTTAAAATTCGCGGAGCCACTCGCAGTCTCTTTTCGCCCTCAAAAATCTATCCTGGTCTATTCTCGGAATCTCGGAAGATCTTTGTAGCGCTCGACTGTGACCGGCTATCATTGTCTCACGTTCAGAGCGGGAGTGAGATTTATAGTCAAGAAATTGAATTAAGTGCTGGCATGGTTGCTGCCATGGTTTGTGCGTCATTTGCACTACTTCTTGTAATATTAGCTTTCGTCCTCTGGCGAAAGTATTTCCAG GCTGCTTACTACTATCTTGACGATGGACCTCCCACAACGCCCCCGCTCAACCAACCAGCGTGGGATGGAGGCGAACCTCCAACGCACAATAACATGACAATCATCATAGACGACGATTCAGATTTTGCTGacagtaaaaataaagattttggTGTTAACGCTAAAG GGCCCATTCCAGTGCCACTTTTCCCCCAACATGTCGCCACACTGCATGCCGATGGCGACATTGGCTTTTCCAAAGAATATGAAGCCATTCAAAGCGTCTCCTTTCAAGGAGAACTCAATTCGGAGCATTCAATGAACGAGGAtaacaagaataaaaaccGTTACTTGAACATTGTTGCGT ATGATCACTCCAGGGTCCAACTTAGGCCTTTGCCGGGTCAAAAGAAATCGACCGATTACATCAACGCTAATTACATCGATGGCTTTCAACAATGCAGAGGTTACATTGGAACGCAAGGCCCATTACCATCCACTTTTGACGCGTTTTGGAGAATGATTTGGGAACAGAGAGTAGCGGTTATTGTTATGATTACCAACCTAGTGGAACGCGGACGG AGAAAATGTGATATGTATTGGCCCAAAGAAGGGGTGGAAACTCACGGTGTTATTCAAGTCAAATTAGTCAATGAAGACGCCAGAGCCACCTACACAATTCGAACCTTCTCGATTAAGCATCTGAAG ttgaaaaagaagaagtctCAGAACGCAGAGCGAATCGTCCTCCAATTCCATTACACCAATTGGCCCGACCATGGCACTCCGGAACATCCGCTACCTATTTTGAGCTTTGTTCGCCAATCGGCGGCAGCTAATCCGATTGGAGCTGGGCCAATCATCGTTCACTGCAGCGCCGGAGTTGGCCGCACTG GAACTTACATTGTGTTGGATGCCATGTTGAAGCAAattgaatgtaaaaatgaattgaatatTCGCGGTTTTTTGTGTCACATCCGTAATCAGCGCAACTTTCTCGTACAAACCGAAGAGCAATATATATTCATCCATGATGCCCTGCTAGAAGCCATTCAAGCAGGAAATACCAATGTTCACAGTAGCCAATTGACCCGATACCTCCAGCTACTCCAG AGCGGCTTGCCGGCTTCGCTCTTGTCAGACAAGATTATTGGAAGCAACTCAACCGCAAGTACGCTTGACACAACCACTACAACCATGACCATGAATTCCATTGGCAGCCAGGAAGACTTGTGGTTGCTGCTTGATCACCAATTCCATTTGGTTACAAATTTCCTTGTCCAAGATTTCCACCTTTCATCTGCCGTCAAAAATTGCAACGTTCACAAAAACCGCAATGCAGCTCTCGTGTCCGTGGAAAGTGCCAGAGTTTATCTCACACCCAAGCCAGGTGTTGAAGGAAGCGATTACATCAATGCTACGTGGTTACAAG GTTATCAAAAGTTAAAAGAGTTCATCGTGACCCAGCATCCGCTGGAGGCAACCGTCAGTGATTTCTGGCAAATGGTGTGGGACCATAATTCGCAAACTGTTGTTGTCCTTTCTGATTCGGCGGACGACGATTACCAAGTGTTTTGGCCCCTAAAGCAGGCAGACGTAGAGTTCGAAAACTTCCGCGTTCGTTTTATTGACGAACATAAAATTCAGTTACCAGCCGTTGGCAACCACCCCGCTCATCCTGAAGAGTACGTTACTCAGATTGAAGTTGCAGCACAATCCCTTCAG GATGACTATGAACTGCGGGTTCGTATATTTTACTGTCCCAGCTGGCCGTATAGAGGAGCTGCAAATCCAGATTTGGCCGCCCTGTTTCGGTTGCCTAAGTTGGTGATCGACTCGCACCAGCAGTATCAGAACGGTCCCGTAGTTGTAGTTGACCGATTTGGCGGTACCGAAGCAGCTACGCTTTGTGCATTAACGACGTTAATGCAACAGTTGTCGCGGGATCAGCATGTCGACGTCTACATGTATGCCAAGTTGTATCACAGTAAGCGACCCAATGTGTGGCCTTCACGAGACGATTACATGTTCCTCTACCGTTGCGTCGAGGCCCTGCACCATCACTTGCCCGTACCCCCCTCCACTCCGCCAACACTCCACACATCGTTTAGCTTGCCACTTCAGTTGAACGGGTATGCTGGCGGAATTGGTGACACGGTGAGCTTGACATCACTTCCACCGCTGTGCACCACCCCGAGCGCGACCAGTCCCAATGGCGATGTTGTGTGTTTCAGAATACCGCCCGATGGTATGGAACAAGAAATGGTGGATGTCGTGTGA
- the LOC130701699 gene encoding tyrosine-protein phosphatase 99A-like isoform X1, with translation MMKYQLNEMPAVVLMLLSLLSSPVGANIFDISALSYQTVIVKAGHSVNLTCPGVSELSLISALEWRCQGCNLPPTASSSSSSLTSTNGTKSSVGGGSHGETSAVKLVEYSNNAVVVWNNQERMSLDSQTYALLFFPVRHYDHGEYTCLVNERRRPDTIIHLIVQDVPDPPGRPLIMGFTSRSVNLSWAPSLSSHGSPISHYIIHTRVGEEGEWDVENALVTLTNATSSQVIGLLPYTVYSFRVVAINALGPSTPSRESYYMVTLREVPDGKPLVTSAHNSSSTSIYLNWKPPPKSSIHGEFLGYRLAYKQRDDPSSESVQEIFLRDPSIESHAIQGLQTFTQYMISLQVFNPEGLGPSSTVIVMTDEGVPGKPLNVTIGEVNDSTIALSWAEPENPNGVIKGYRIYFMRKNFTDVQTVRNGEKFQKFVLTDLESYMEYKLWLKAFTWKHEGEPSEPIVVQTDVRGPSAPRIANLTCHNADTLFLQWHRPSIYNKSIDLYYIYYRREDAWDFEELAVATTTDRLDHMMFLPNLTTNVMYEVKIRGATRSLFSPSKIYPGLFSESRKIFVALDCDRLSLSHVQSGSEIYSQEIELSAGMVAAMVCASFALLLVILAFVLWRKYFQAAYYYLDDGPPTTPPLNQPAWDGGEPPTHNNMTIIIDDDSDFADSKNKDFGVNAKGPIPVPLFPQHVATLHADGDIGFSKEYEAIQSVSFQGELNSEHSMNEDNKNKNRYLNIVAYDHSRVQLRPLPGQKKSTDYINANYIDGFQQCRGYIGTQGPLPSTFDAFWRMIWEQRVAVIVMITNLVERGRVSLSFRCFESEETLSLCLIHKQRKCDMYWPKEGVETHGVIQVKLVNEDARATYTIRTFSIKHLKLKKKKSQNAERIVLQFHYTNWPDHGTPEHPLPILSFVRQSAAANPIGAGPIIVHCSAGVGRTGTYIVLDAMLKQIECKNELNIRGFLCHIRNQRNFLVQTEEQYIFIHDALLEAIQAGNTNVHSSQLTRYLQLLQSGLPASLLSDKIIGSNSTASTLDTTTTTMTMNSIGSQEDLWLLLDHQFHLVTNFLVQDFHLSSAVKNCNVHKNRNAALVSVESARVYLTPKPGVEGSDYINATWLQGYQKLKEFIVTQHPLEATVSDFWQMVWDHNSQTVVVLSDSADDDYQVFWPLKQADVEFENFRVRFIDEHKIQLPAVGNHPAHPEEYVTQIEVAAQSLQDDYELRVRIFYCPSWPYRGAANPDLAALFRLPKLVIDSHQQYQNGPVVVVDRFGGTEAATLCALTTLMQQLSRDQHVDVYMYAKLYHSKRPNVWPSRDDYMFLYRCVEALHHHLPVPPSTPPTLHTSFSLPLQLNGYAGGIGDTVSLTSLPPLCTTPSATSPNGDVVCFRIPPDGMEQEMVDVV, from the exons ATATATCGGCATTGTCCTACCAGACGGTGATCGTTAAAGCTGGTCACAGTGTCAATTTAACGTGCCCCGGTGTGAGCGAACTGTCTCTCATTTCGGCTCTGGAATGGCGCTGTCAGGGATGTAATTTACCACCGACcgcgtcatcatcatcgtcgtcgttAACGTCGACGAACGGCACGAAAAGTTCGGTCGGCGGTGGGTCGCACGGCGAAACGTCCGCCGTCAAATTAGTCGAGTACAGCAACAACGCCGTGGTCGTCTGGAACAATCAGGAGAGGATGTCGCTCGACTCGCAAACGTACGCGCTCCTCTTTTTCCCCGTGCGTCATTACGATCACGGAGAGTACACGTGTTTGGTCAACGAACGCCGACGTCCCGACACCATCATTCACCTCATCGTTCAAG ATGTTCCTGATCCACCTGGTCGGCCGCTAATTATGGGCTTCACGTCTCGATCGGTCAACCTTTCTTGGGCGCCCAGTCTCAGTTCACACGGCAGTCCCATCAGCCATTACATCATCCATACCag ggTTGGTGAAGAAGGTGAATGGGATGTTGAGAACGCGCTGGTCACATTGACGAATGCGACCAGCTCGCAAGTCATTGGATTGTTGCCTTACACCGTCTACAGTTTTCGAGTTGTCGCTATTAACGCTCTGGGGCCGAGCACCCCCAGCCGAGAATCTTATTACATGGTCACCCTACGAGAAG TTCCCGATGGCAAACCCCTAGTAACGTCGGCACACAACTCTAGCTCGACGTCGATCTATCTCAACTGGAAGCCGCCGCCGAAATCCAGCATACATGGAGAGTTCCTCGGATACCGATTAGCTTACAAGCAACGCGACGATCCCAGCTCCGAATCGGTTCAAGAAATCTTCCTTAGAGATCCCAGCATTGAA AGTCACGCCATACAAGGTTTGCAGACATTCACGCAGTACATGATTTCACTCCAAGTTTTCAATCCGGAAGGACTGGGTCCGAGTTCGACAGTAATCGTCATGACCGACGAAGGAG TTCCTGGAAAACCTCTAAATGTAACAATTGGAGAAGTGAATGATTCTACAATTGCCCTGAGCTGGGCTGAACCTGAGAATCCCAATGGTGTTATCAAAGGCTATCGGATCTATTTTATGAGAAAGAACTTTACAGATGTTCAGACTGTCCGCAATGGAGAGAAGTTTCAGAAGTTTGTTCTGACCGACTTAG aATCCTATATGGAATATAAACTATGGTTGAAAGCATTTACCTGGAAGCACGAAGGTGAACCATCTGAACCTATAGTTGTTCAGACTGATGTTCGGGGACCAAGTGCTCCACGCATTGCCAACTTAACTTGTCACAATGCAGACACATTGTTTTTACAATGGCACAGACCTTCCATTTACAACAAGTCTATTGATTTGTATTACATTTACTACAG GAGGGAGGATGCGTGGGATTTTGAAGAATTGGCTGTGGCAACTACAACGGATCGCCTTGACCACATG aTGTTCCTTCCGAATTTAACGACGAACGTGATGTATGAAGTTAAAATTCGCGGAGCCACTCGCAGTCTCTTTTCGCCCTCAAAAATCTATCCTGGTCTATTCTCGGAATCTCGGAAGATCTTTGTAGCGCTCGACTGTGACCGGCTATCATTGTCTCACGTTCAGAGCGGGAGTGAGATTTATAGTCAAGAAATTGAATTAAGTGCTGGCATGGTTGCTGCCATGGTTTGTGCGTCATTTGCACTACTTCTTGTAATATTAGCTTTCGTCCTCTGGCGAAAGTATTTCCAG GCTGCTTACTACTATCTTGACGATGGACCTCCCACAACGCCCCCGCTCAACCAACCAGCGTGGGATGGAGGCGAACCTCCAACGCACAATAACATGACAATCATCATAGACGACGATTCAGATTTTGCTGacagtaaaaataaagattttggTGTTAACGCTAAAG GGCCCATTCCAGTGCCACTTTTCCCCCAACATGTCGCCACACTGCATGCCGATGGCGACATTGGCTTTTCCAAAGAATATGAAGCCATTCAAAGCGTCTCCTTTCAAGGAGAACTCAATTCGGAGCATTCAATGAACGAGGAtaacaagaataaaaaccGTTACTTGAACATTGTTGCGT ATGATCACTCCAGGGTCCAACTTAGGCCTTTGCCGGGTCAAAAGAAATCGACCGATTACATCAACGCTAATTACATCGATGGCTTTCAACAATGCAGAGGTTACATTGGAACGCAAGGCCCATTACCATCCACTTTTGACGCGTTTTGGAGAATGATTTGGGAACAGAGAGTAGCGGTTATTGTTATGATTACCAACCTAGTGGAACGCGGACGGGTAAGTCTTTCATTTCGCTGCTTCGAATCTGAAGAAACTTTAAGTTTATGTCTCATCCACAAACAGAGAAAATGTGATATGTATTGGCCCAAAGAAGGGGTGGAAACTCACGGTGTTATTCAAGTCAAATTAGTCAATGAAGACGCCAGAGCCACCTACACAATTCGAACCTTCTCGATTAAGCATCTGAAG ttgaaaaagaagaagtctCAGAACGCAGAGCGAATCGTCCTCCAATTCCATTACACCAATTGGCCCGACCATGGCACTCCGGAACATCCGCTACCTATTTTGAGCTTTGTTCGCCAATCGGCGGCAGCTAATCCGATTGGAGCTGGGCCAATCATCGTTCACTGCAGCGCCGGAGTTGGCCGCACTG GAACTTACATTGTGTTGGATGCCATGTTGAAGCAAattgaatgtaaaaatgaattgaatatTCGCGGTTTTTTGTGTCACATCCGTAATCAGCGCAACTTTCTCGTACAAACCGAAGAGCAATATATATTCATCCATGATGCCCTGCTAGAAGCCATTCAAGCAGGAAATACCAATGTTCACAGTAGCCAATTGACCCGATACCTCCAGCTACTCCAG AGCGGCTTGCCGGCTTCGCTCTTGTCAGACAAGATTATTGGAAGCAACTCAACCGCAAGTACGCTTGACACAACCACTACAACCATGACCATGAATTCCATTGGCAGCCAGGAAGACTTGTGGTTGCTGCTTGATCACCAATTCCATTTGGTTACAAATTTCCTTGTCCAAGATTTCCACCTTTCATCTGCCGTCAAAAATTGCAACGTTCACAAAAACCGCAATGCAGCTCTCGTGTCCGTGGAAAGTGCCAGAGTTTATCTCACACCCAAGCCAGGTGTTGAAGGAAGCGATTACATCAATGCTACGTGGTTACAAG GTTATCAAAAGTTAAAAGAGTTCATCGTGACCCAGCATCCGCTGGAGGCAACCGTCAGTGATTTCTGGCAAATGGTGTGGGACCATAATTCGCAAACTGTTGTTGTCCTTTCTGATTCGGCGGACGACGATTACCAAGTGTTTTGGCCCCTAAAGCAGGCAGACGTAGAGTTCGAAAACTTCCGCGTTCGTTTTATTGACGAACATAAAATTCAGTTACCAGCCGTTGGCAACCACCCCGCTCATCCTGAAGAGTACGTTACTCAGATTGAAGTTGCAGCACAATCCCTTCAG GATGACTATGAACTGCGGGTTCGTATATTTTACTGTCCCAGCTGGCCGTATAGAGGAGCTGCAAATCCAGATTTGGCCGCCCTGTTTCGGTTGCCTAAGTTGGTGATCGACTCGCACCAGCAGTATCAGAACGGTCCCGTAGTTGTAGTTGACCGATTTGGCGGTACCGAAGCAGCTACGCTTTGTGCATTAACGACGTTAATGCAACAGTTGTCGCGGGATCAGCATGTCGACGTCTACATGTATGCCAAGTTGTATCACAGTAAGCGACCCAATGTGTGGCCTTCACGAGACGATTACATGTTCCTCTACCGTTGCGTCGAGGCCCTGCACCATCACTTGCCCGTACCCCCCTCCACTCCGCCAACACTCCACACATCGTTTAGCTTGCCACTTCAGTTGAACGGGTATGCTGGCGGAATTGGTGACACGGTGAGCTTGACATCACTTCCACCGCTGTGCACCACCCCGAGCGCGACCAGTCCCAATGGCGATGTTGTGTGTTTCAGAATACCGCCCGATGGTATGGAACAAGAAATGGTGGATGTCGTGTGA